A genomic window from Sorex araneus isolate mSorAra2 chromosome 2, mSorAra2.pri, whole genome shotgun sequence includes:
- the LOC101544651 gene encoding keratin, type I cytoskeletal 18: MSFTAHSSFSSNYRSTGSLRSPSNRMRPISSAASVYAGGSGGWSVSRISSYRGGLGSAGLGSAMTGNLMVMGSIQGEKETMQELNDRLASYLERVRSLEIENRRLESKIREHLEKKGPQVRDWGHYFKTIEDLRAQIFSNSVDNARIVLQIDNARLAADDFRVKYETELVMRQSVESDIHGLRKVIDDTNVTRLQLETEIETLKEELLFMKKNHEEEVKGLQAQIANSGLTVEVDAPKSQDLGKIMADIRAQYDELARKNREELDKYWSQQIEESTTVVTTQNTELSSASLTLTELRRNLQSLEIELESMRNLKGNLENSLREVQARYAMQMEQLNGILLHLESELVQVRAEGQRQAQEYEALLSIKVKLEEEIATYRRLLEGGEDFRLSDALDSSSLSMQTIQKTTHKIVASKVVSEVNDTKVVRR; this comes from the exons ATGAGCTTCACCGCCCACTCGTCCTTCTCCTCCAACTACCGCTCCACAGGCTCCTTGCGCTCGCCCAGCAACCGTATGCGCCCCATCAGCAGCGCGGCCAGCGTGTACgcggggggctcagggggctggtCCGTGTCCCGCATCTCCAGCTACCGGGGCGGCCTGGGCTCGGCGGGCCTGGGCTCGGCCATGACCGGGAACCTGATGGTCATGGGCAGCATCCAGGGCGAGAAGGAGACCATGCAGGAACTGAACGACCGCCTGGCCTCCTACCTGGAGCGCGTGAGGAGCCTGGAGATTGAGAATCGGCGGCTGGAGAGCAAAATCCGGGAGCACCTGGAGAAGAAGGGGCCCCAGGTCAGAGACTGGGGGCATTACTTCAAGACCATCGAGGATCTGAGAGCTCAG ATCTTCTCAAATTCCGTGGACAACGCCCGCATCGTGCTGCAGATTGACAATGCCCGGCTCGCCGCCGATGATTTCAGAGTAAA GTATGAGACGGAGCTGGTCATGCGCCAGTCTGTGGAGAGTGACATCCACGGGCTCCGCAAGGTCATCGATGACACCAATGTCACCCGGCTGCAGCTGGAGACGGAGATTGAGACACTCAAGGAAGAGCTGCTCTTCATGAAGAAGAACCATGAGGAG GAAGTCAAGGGTCTCCAAGCCCAGATTGCCAACTCTGGCCTGACCGTGGAAGTGGACGCCCCCAAGTCTCAGGACCTTGGCAAGATCATGGCAGACATACGGGCCCAGTATGACGAGCTGGCTCGGAAGAACCGGGAGGAACTGGACAAGTACTGGTCCCAGCAG ATTGAAGAAAGTACCACCGTGGTCACCACCCAGAATACGGAGCTCAGCTCGGCAAGTTTGACGCTCACAGAGCTGAGACGAAACTTGCAGTCCTtggagattgaacttgagtcCATGAGAAATCTG AAGGGAAACCTGGAGAACAGCCTGAGGGAGGTGCAAGCCCGCTACGCCATGCAGATGGAGCAGCTGAACGGGATCCTGCTGCATCTGGAGTCAGAGCTGGTCCAGGTTCGGGCAGAGGGGCAGCGCCAGGCACAGGAGTACGAGGCGCTGCTGAGCATCAAAGTCAAGCTGGAGGAGGAGATTGCCACCTACCGCCGCCTGCTTGAGGGCGGGGAGGACTTCAG GCTCAGTGACGCCCTGGACAGCAGCAGCCTGTCCATGCAGACCATCCAAAAGACTACCCACAAGATTGTGGCGAGCAAAGTGGTATCAGAGGTCAACGACACCAAAGTTGTCCGGCGTTAA